A region from the Benincasa hispida cultivar B227 chromosome 8, ASM972705v1, whole genome shotgun sequence genome encodes:
- the LOC120084108 gene encoding uncharacterized mitochondrial protein AtMg00810-like has translation MLSLIHLSSYRSIYALILLLVYVDDVIITGIEPRVINELVIALDSKFALKDLGQLHYFLGVQLHTVPNGVLLNKKKYIEDLLHRLDLGDLKPAPSPSVLYKQLSISYGTSLDDPYIYWSTIGALQYLTSMRPNTVKRVLRYVSGTRHFGLYIQHGSDLSVSTFSDADWEANIDNRKSVATYCIFLGGNLVSWSSKKQSVVARSNTESEYRALASAFAEIIWVQQLLSEIGFKHKLAPVLWCDNLRADALAVNPVFHVQTKNIEIDIHFVCDQVLSG, from the exons ATGCTAAGTTTGATACATCTCTCTTCATATCGAAGCATTTATGCCTTGATACTCTTACtggtatatgttgatgatgtaaTTATCACCGGCATCGAACCGCGGGTAATCAATGAGCTTGTAATAGCCTTGGACTCCAAGTTTGCTCTAAAGGATCTTGGCCAACTCCATTACTTCCTTGGAGTCCAACTGCACACTGTCCCCAATGGAGTTCTACTGAATAAGAAAAAGTATATCGAGGATCTACTTCACCGCCTTGACCTTGGTGATCTAAAACCAGCACCATCTCCGAGTGTTCTATACAAGCAACTCTCAATCTCTTATGGCACTTCTCTTGACGATCCCTATATCTATTGGAGCACGATTGGCGCCCTACAGTACTTAACCAGCATGAGACCTAACA CGGTGAAGAGAGTACTAAGATATGTAAGTGGCACTCGACACTTTGGCCTCTATATTCAACATGGGTCTGACCTGTCTGTTTCGACCTTCTCTGATGCCGATTGGGAAGCCAACATAGACAATCGAAAATCAGTTGCTACTTATTGCATCTTCCTTGGAGGTAATCTTGTCTCCTGGTCTTCAAAGAAACAATCCGTTGTCGCCCGGTCCAACACAGAGTCTGAATATAGAGCACTTGCTTCTGCCTTTGCAGAAATCATCTGGGTGCAACAACTACTGTCCGAGATTGGTTTCAAACATAAGTTGGCTCCAGTCCTGTGGTGTGACAACCTCAGGGCCGATGCTCTAGCCGTCAATCCGGTGTTTCATGTGCAGACCAAGAACATTGAGATCGACATTCACTTTGTTTGTGATCAAGTCCTCAGTGGTTAG